The window TAATAACCATCTCACTTAGAAGTTGCGCGTGGCTTGCTTCTTCCGTTGCGCGATCCATCTCGATGGCGAACATCCAGTTTGTTCCCGGTACTTTGCTAAAGTAAAAAAGCTTCTCTTGACCTTTGATCGTTGCTGTTTCAATGGTTCCAGAATTTGCAGCACGCTCAACAGAGCCTTTCGAAAGCTCTTGAGTAAGGTCAGTGATTGGCTTAAGCGTTAAGCTTTTGTTTGGATGCGCAAGGAAAGTGCCATCGTTCATGTCGATCAGCATTGCATGCGCGTTTTCACCCGCATCTAGGTTGATAACGTCGTCAATTAGCTGATCGATCAGTACGTCCGCACCAACCACACCAATGAACTTACCGTTTTTCATCACAGGTTCTGCGATAGTCACTAGCAATGCATTTGTGATCGCGTCTTGGTACGCTTCAGTGATGATTTGCTTGCCCGCAGCATTGGCATCTTTATACCAAGGGCGAGTGCGTGGGTCGTAATCTGCACGGTTACGTTCTGGGTGAGAACGGTACATGTCACCTTCTGGTGTGCCCAGAAAGATATCGTCAAAGCCCCCCGCTTTGCGTGCTTGTTGTAGGAAAGGCACAACGTCTTGCTCTGTTGAGTAGTCGTTGAAAGCCTTAGCAATGTCTTTGCGAATCGATACCCAATCAGAAATACCTTCTGAAGCGGCGTTGCTAAGACTTTGCGCTCGTGAATAGACACCTGAACGCGTCTGATCAAAAAGTTGATCAGCCGACAGCCAAGTGAGTGCTGTTGCCATCACAACAACAGCAGACAGGCTTGCGCCAATTAGCTTTTGTTTTAATGATAATTTCATAATTATTATAAAGGGTTGGGAGAACAGTTTAGGTGCTGAATTTTACACGCATTTTACAAAGTAATCACGAAGATCATTCACAAAATTGAGACTATAAAGTGTTGTAAAATAAAGAATTTACTTCGCCATTTTTTTGGCAAGCGTCAGAAAAACTGCACAAAAAAAGCCAGCATTTCGCTGGCTTTTTAACTCGTTAATATCTAACGACATTTATAAATCACATCAATTATTGACGCTCTGTTCTCATACCCATCAATAGGCTGACACACATTGCAAGCAATACAAGCGTGAATGGCAATGCTGTCGAAATAGCACCAGCTTGTAGCGCTTGAACCGCTTCTGAGCCACCAATCCAAAGTAGCGCAACCGCGATTGCACCTTCCATGAATGCCCAGAATACACGTTGTAGAACAGGCGCATCCACTTTACCACCAGCTGTAATGCTGTCGATAACCAGTGAGCCAGAGTCCGATGAAGTGATGAAGAATACCAATACCAACACAACGGCAATGATAGACAGCATGTTACCAAATGGCAGAACATCAAACATTTGGAACATGGCTAATGAAACGTCTGTAAGTCCGTTCGCACCTAGCTCACCCACATTATTCATCACTTGGTCGATTGCTAGACCACCAAATGTTGACATCCAGATCAGCGTCACGACGGTTGGTACAATCAGAACAGCAGTGATGAACTCACGAACCGTACGGCCACGTGATACACGCGCGATGAACATACCTACGAATGGTGACCATGAAATCCACCAAGCCCAGTAGAATACAGTCCAACCTTGGAACCAGGCTTCGTCAGTACGCCCAAACGGGTTACTTAGCGGCACTAAATTTTCTAGGTAAGCCATTAGCGTTGTTGGGATAGAGCCCAGCGTTACCGCCCAACCAATCAAACCAACAAGAATCAGTAGCAAGAATGCGATAACCATGTTGATGTTACTGATGACTTTTACACCGCCATCAATACCACGGATTACCGATACCACTGCAAGCAGGGTTACTACTGCGATTACCACGATTTGCAAGCCAAGACCTGGCTCAACACCGAACACGTGGTGAATACCACTCGCCGCTTGTTGTGCACCTAGACCTAGAGACGTAGCTAGACCGAATAGCGTTGCTAGTACCGCTAGAATATCAACAATGTGACCAGCCCAACCCCATGCGCGATCGCCCAGCAATGGGTAGAAGATCGAGCGCATCGATAGAGGCAAGCCTTTGTTGTATGTGAAGAAAGCAAGTGAAAGTGCTACGACACCGTAGATTGCCCATGGGTGTAGACCCCAGTGGAACATCGTCGCGCCCAGTGCAAGCTTAGCGGCTTCCGGCGTGTTTGCCTCTACACCTAGCGGGGTTTCATACCAACCAGTGAAGTAAGCCACTGGCTCTGCCACACTCCAGAACATCAGACCGATCCCCATACCTGCTGCGAACAACATCGCAAGCCAAGACATAAAGGAGTAATCAGCTACCGCGTCTTTACCGCCAAGGCGAATCTTACCCATTGGTGACACAATCAAAGCTAGGCAGAAGATTACGAAGATGTTGCCTGAAAGGATGAATAGCCAGTCAAATGAGCTAATGATTTTTAGCTTAATGCCATCCAACGCTGTTTTGCAGTATGTGCATCAAGCACCAACGCCGCGACAAGAAATAGTGCAATGAAACCAGCACTGATACCAAAAACAGGATTATGTACGTCAAACCCCCATTTCTGGACGTTGTCTTGACCAACCGTATAGTCGGTACTGTCGATACTGTACTTATCTATACCTTTTGTCATTGTTCCTCTCTTTTGCATTCAATATTTTTAACAAGGCATTAAAAATCATTTGAACACGATACATTTTATTTTCCATGAAAGTGGAAGATCCTACCATTTAAGGCGTTTTTGTCTATCTTTTGCTGATAAAAAATCCAATAACTTACTTTTCAATCAGAAAAATCCACCAAAAAAAGCGAAAACAACCACAGCAATAATTAGACCACAAACATTTATTACTATAATAATCCTAGTCGTGCCTTTTTTCCTCTCAGAAAGACCTTAAAAGTAATAAGGAGAGCCAAGGCAAATTATTTTAAATTGGTGTCACGATCCCTAACGTAGCCCTTTAAATAACAGCGTTTTTGAGTTAGTGTCGCCTCGTTATATGATCCCTTAATGACTGGATTACGAAATTGGAAAAGTACGAAGAAGTCTTGGTCTCGATTCGTCAGATCATCCGCGCTATTGATTTACACTCAAAGAAGTTAAGCAAAGAGTCTGGTTTGACGGCTCCTCAGCTAATTCTGATGCGTGCCATAAGTGAATTAGACAATGTCACGATTAAGCAATTGTCTAGCCACACCAATATGAGTCAGGCAACTGCAACGACCATTCTGGACCGCCTAGAGCGCAACCAGTTTGTCGAACGCCGCCGTAGCGTAGAAGACAAACGTAAAGTGCATGCTTTACTGACTGAGAAAGGCCAAGAGGCACTAAAACAAGCCCCGACACCGCTGCAAGAACACTTCATCAATCGCTTCCAGAAGCTGGAAGAGTGGGAACAGAGCTTACTGCTCTCTTCTGTTCAGCGTATCTCTACCATGATGAATGCCGAAGACATTGATGTTGCGCCAATGCTCGAGCTTGGAAGTATCACCAAGCCAGAATAAGCTTCTTCTTTAGCGCTTATCACTCTTTCCCCGATGAGCGCTTTGTTATCCCTTCCCTACTCCGTTAATCCCGTTTCAAACGCGTATTTCGCCAACTCAGCTGTCGAGTGCAAATCCAATTTGTGTTTGATGTTATGACGATGCGTCTCTACCGTTCGATAACTGATATCCAAAAGCGTAGCAATCTTTTTACTGCTATGCCCTTGCGCGACCAATTTTAATACAGCTTCTTCACGACGGCTCAGTGGGTTGGGCTTTTGTGTCGCAGGTACCACATCTTGGGTAAACAAGGTTTGAGTGACCGATTCACAAAAATAAGTCGAACCTTGATTAACGGTTTTGATTGCTTGCACCATCTTCTCGGCTGAGATTTCTTTCAGCATGTAGCCCACAGCACCAGCTTGCATCACCTTCATGATGTACTCACGGTTATCATGCATGGTTAACATCAAAATTTTGCTCTCTGGACGCTCTTCCTTAATCACACCCGTGGCTTCGATGCCATTCATGATGGGCATACTGATATCCATAAGAATCACATCGGGGTTGAGCAATTTGGATACTTCAATCGCCTCAAGGCCGTTGCTCGCGGTACCAATAACATCAATATCAGGCTCTAGCTCTAGACGCGCCATAAACCCATCAAGCACGACCTGATGATCATCCACTATCACCACACTAATTGGTTTATCCATAAACTAATCCATCCAAATCTAACAATACGGTGATTTCTGTCCCAAGCCCCGGTTCACTCATCAATTCAAACTCACCACCAATAAACTCAACACGCTCACGCATATTACGCAAACCAATGCCTTGGCGGTGTACAGATTGATTGACCATAAAGCCAATGCCATCGTCACGTATGATCAATTGCAGCATATTGCCCATCTTTTGCAAAATTACCGTGACCTTTTTTGCCTTGGCGTGTTTCTCGATATTATTCAAAGACTCCTGTGCCACACGGTACAACGTGGTCGCGACTTCCGATTTCAGCTTGAGCTGTGCCGTATCAAAATGGCTCTCGATATCCATACCTGAGTGAGAATGAAAGTCTTGCAGCAAGGTCGAAAGCGCCGCTTCTAGGCCGATGTCATCCAAGGCACTAGGACGAAGCTGGTGCGAGATATGTCGTACTTCATTAATTGCGGTGATCAACGAGCGTTGAGATTTATCAAGGTGGGATTTGAGCTTTTCATCCTCGATTCGATGTCCCATCAAATCTAAATGACATTTGCTCGATACAAGCAGTTGGTTAATACCATCATGCAATTCGCGAGCAAGGTGCTTCTTCTCGTCTTCTTGGAACATCACGGTTTTGTGGGCAAGCTCCTTCAGGTTTTTATCCGCTAAGCGATGTTCGTGTAAATTGATTGCCAACGTTAAAACGATGATCACCGCAACCGTCACAACAAGAATCACGACAACAGTAAAAAAGGTCGTCTCGATATTCTGGTTAACGGCGGCGCGCATATTGGCGACCTCGTGACTTACGTCTTCAATATACAAACCAGTACCAATCATCCATTCCCATTTGTCGAGCCAAGCGGCGTAGCTCAATTTGGGGACAACTTCTCCGGTAGAAGGCTTTTGCCAAAGGTATTGATGGAAGCCACCACCCAATTGGGCTTGATAGAGCAGTGCTTCAATAAGATGGTCACCGTTTTCATCTTGAATATGCAGCAGGTTTTGTCCAACTAAATCAGGAAGAATGGGATGAACTAAGTTGGTACCATGTTTATCGTAAACAAAGAAATAACCATCGGAGCCATAGCGCAGCCGATTGAGAATCGCTTTCACGCGCGCTTTAGCCACATGCTCTTCTATCGAGGGATCGTTGTAGATATGGGAAATCGCATCGAAAGCCAGATCAACGGTATCTTTCAATGCGACTTCTTTAGACTTGATCAGGCTTTTATGAAAGATTTCCACTTCACGCTGACCTAGCGTCTTTGCTTGGTAAATGGAAATCCAACTGATGCTTGCTGACACCAACAACACAGGGATCAACGCCAGCAAGATGAGTTTAGCTTTGAGAGGCATCCCTTCCCTCCATGAAACGCTGCCTAGCACAATTGATAACCAGCTTAACAACTTGTCTCAAAAGGTAAAAACTCTCAGCTCACAAATTCGCCACTCCCACTTACATTACGCAGATCGCATTAGACTAGCCGAATTACGACATGCCGTAGAAGCCCGGAAAGAGTAACAATGAAGCAAGCACAACAATTTGAATCGCAATGAATGGCATCACACCACGGTAGATATCTCGCGTTGTTACACCCGCAGGAGCCACGCCCTTCAAATAGAACAAGCTAAAACCAAATGGCGGTGTAAGGAATGACGTCTGAAGGTTCATGGCAATCAGGATCGCAAACCACGTCATGTTGATCCCCATAAGCTCTGCCACTGGTGCAATAATAGGAACGATGATGAAACAGATTTCTACAAAGTCGATGAAAAAACCAAGGATCAGAATCACCAACATGGTAATAATCAAGAAGCCCCACTTCTCACCCGGAAGTTGAAGCATCCACTCTTCAACAAGGTAGTCACCGCCCGTGTAGGTAAATGCCATTGAGAATGCCGTCGCACCAAGCAAGATTGCAAACACCATCGCGGTCACTTTTACGGTCTCTTTAGACGCCTCATACACCATTGACCAGCTGAACTGTCTGTAAAGCAGAGAAAGCACTATCGCACCTGCGCCACCCAACGCCGCAGATTCGGTCGGAGTAGCAATACCCGCAAAGATAGAACCTAGAACCACAATAATCAGTGCAAGTGGTGGCAATACGGCTTTAAGCGCGGTTATCACTTCTTGTTGGCGGCTGATGGATTCATCACGCTTGATCGGTTGAGCGGCCTCTGGGTTAAGCTTGGCATAGATCAGAATGTAGACAACGTAAGCCCCCACCAGCATTAAGCCCGGCCATACAGCCGCTTGGAATAAGTCACCTACGGGTACTCCTAATACATCACCGAGCAAAATTAAGACTATTGAAGGCGGGATGATTTGGCCTAGCGTACCGGACGCACAAATGGTGCCACAGGCCAGTCCTTTGTCGTAGTTGTACTTAAGCATAACTGGCAACGATATTAGGCCCATAGCGACAACCGATGCGCCGACCACACCCGTCGATGCCGCAAGCAACGCGCCCACTAAAACGGTAGAGATAGCGATACCGCCACGAATACCACCAAACAAACGCCCCATCGACTCAAGCAGTTGCTCAGCCAATCGGGTCTTTTGTAATACCAACCCCATGAAAACAAACAGCGGTACTGCCATCAGCACCGTGTTCTCCATGATAGATTGAATGCGATATGGCATGAATGCAAACATCTCAATGCCTTCTGCCCATACGCCGAAAACTAATGCAATGCCACCAAAGGTAAAGGCAACAGGAAAACCAAGCAGTAGCGCAAACAGAGCTACAAAAAACATCACTATACCGATCATACTGACTTCCTTTTACGACTTACCGTTGTTACCGGCATAGATAAGATGAGGGTTAACAATTTTATTGATGGAATGAAGCAGTAAACCTACACCACTGACCGCCATAAATAAGAATGACAGCGGGATCATGCCTTTAATGATCCATCGATAAGGCAAGCCACCCGGATCACCGGACGTTTCGCCAAGGGCATAGCTCTCTTTGGCAAAGTCGATACCAAACCAAGCAACCAATAGGCAGAACGGGAATAAGAAAAATAAAGTGCCTAGGATGTCGATGATGGATTGCGCTTTGTAGGACAAGCGCTCGTAGAAAATATCCACTCGAACATGGCCGCCCGATTTGATTGCGTAAGGGACACCGAGTAGAAATACAGCGGAGAATAAATGCCATTCCATCTCTTGAAAGGCAATAGACACGTCATTAAACACGTAACGCATGACAACGTCGTACACCACGTTCGCTAACAATAAAATGAAGAGGATGCTGGATAACCACCCCAAAAAATCACCGAAGCGGTTAAAGGTTCGCTCAATATAAATAAGGCTTCTCATTCCGAACTCCATGGAACGTGTGGATTGGCTCCGCTGGTTCGCGGAGCACTTTTATGGTCTTCTCTAAGAGAAGTTTTTCTTGGGCTTCATTTGTAGGCTCAATCTCTCGATATCACCCACTTGATGAAGTTATTGTTGAGCTTGGCTATTTAGGTAAGCTCGGTGTGAAATATCAGACCAAGGGCGTACTTGCTCGATGTAGCTAGCTTGCGATTCTTGAATTTCTTTTGCTAAAGCATCTTTTTCTGCATGCTGTTTTAGTAGACGAACGTTCGCTTCACGCAGTGCAGCAGTCACCTCTGGTGGGAAGTCTTTCACTTGAACGTCTGGGTACTCTGATTGGATAGACGCCCAGTTTTTACCACTCTCATGCTTAGATTGCGTGTACATGTCGTACGCTGCTGCTTTCATCGCCACTTGAAGAATCGCTTTCAGATCATCCGGTAGACGCTCCCAAGTACGCTTGTTGACTAGGAATTGCAGCTCAGTGCCTGGCTCATGCCAACCTGTGTAGTAGTAAGGTGCAATTTTGTGGAAGCCCATACGTAAATCAAGAGACGGACCTACCCACTCCAACGCATCGATTGTACGACGTTCAAGCGAAGTGTATAGCTCGCCCGGTGCGATGTTGGTCGGTTTCGCACCTAGCTCAGCAAGGATTTCACCTGCAAAGCCCGGGATGCGCATTTTCAGACCTTGTAGATCGTCGACTGATTTGATTTCTTTCTGGAACCAACCGCCCATCTGCGTATCAGTATTACCACCAGGGAATGACAATAAGTTGTGTGGCGAGTAAACCTTTTCCATCAACTCCATACCGCCACCGTAATAGAACCAAGCGTATTGCTCGGTAGGCAGCATACCGAAAGGCATAGAGGTAAAGTAAAGGGTGTTTGGCACTTTGCCTTTCCAGTAATAAGAAGCAGAGTGGCCCATGTCGTATTGACCGGACTTCACCATATCAAACACGCCAAGTGGGGCTTTGTGTTTGTTTGCTGAATCAATGCGGATTTGTAGACGGCCATTTGACATTTCCTCTGCCATTTTGGCCATGTTCTTTGTCGCATCACCAAAGATCGGGAAGTTAGGTCCCCACGTTTCCGCCAGTTTCAAGCGATATACTTTATCGTCAGCAGCGTTAGCAGAAGTCGCTACGAATGCCATGGTCGCAACCATCGCTGTCGCTTTGAGCACTCGTTGCAAAGATTTTTGGATAAGACTCATCGTTCACGTCCTTTGTCACCAAGGTTATTGTTGTCATCCATTACATAAGGATTCGCTATAGAAGATGGGACATTGGATGGAAGTAAGAAATGGGCATGAACACGCACAAATTTGCGCTTTCAAGCGAGTGTTAGCAATTAGTATTACGTACTAATACGTAGTCTTTATGATGGACATATTTTGTATAAACGATAAATCAGGGAGTTAGA is drawn from Vibrio campbellii CAIM 519 = NBRC 15631 = ATCC 25920 and contains these coding sequences:
- the cosR gene encoding MarR family transcriptional regulator CosR; this encodes MEKYEEVLVSIRQIIRAIDLHSKKLSKESGLTAPQLILMRAISELDNVTIKQLSSHTNMSQATATTILDRLERNQFVERRRSVEDKRKVHALLTEKGQEALKQAPTPLQEHFINRFQKLEEWEQSLLLSSVQRISTMMNAEDIDVAPMLELGSITKPE
- a CDS encoding response regulator, encoding MDKPISVVIVDDHQVVLDGFMARLELEPDIDVIGTASNGLEAIEVSKLLNPDVILMDISMPIMNGIEATGVIKEERPESKILMLTMHDNREYIMKVMQAGAVGYMLKEISAEKMVQAIKTVNQGSTYFCESVTQTLFTQDVVPATQKPNPLSRREEAVLKLVAQGHSSKKIATLLDISYRTVETHRHNIKHKLDLHSTAELAKYAFETGLTE
- a CDS encoding cache domain-containing protein — its product is MPLKAKLILLALIPVLLVSASISWISIYQAKTLGQREVEIFHKSLIKSKEVALKDTVDLAFDAISHIYNDPSIEEHVAKARVKAILNRLRYGSDGYFFVYDKHGTNLVHPILPDLVGQNLLHIQDENGDHLIEALLYQAQLGGGFHQYLWQKPSTGEVVPKLSYAAWLDKWEWMIGTGLYIEDVSHEVANMRAAVNQNIETTFFTVVVILVVTVAVIIVLTLAINLHEHRLADKNLKELAHKTVMFQEDEKKHLARELHDGINQLLVSSKCHLDLMGHRIEDEKLKSHLDKSQRSLITAINEVRHISHQLRPSALDDIGLEAALSTLLQDFHSHSGMDIESHFDTAQLKLKSEVATTLYRVAQESLNNIEKHAKAKKVTVILQKMGNMLQLIIRDDGIGFMVNQSVHRQGIGLRNMRERVEFIGGEFELMSEPGLGTEITVLLDLDGLVYG
- a CDS encoding TRAP transporter large permease gives rise to the protein MIGIVMFFVALFALLLGFPVAFTFGGIALVFGVWAEGIEMFAFMPYRIQSIMENTVLMAVPLFVFMGLVLQKTRLAEQLLESMGRLFGGIRGGIAISTVLVGALLAASTGVVGASVVAMGLISLPVMLKYNYDKGLACGTICASGTLGQIIPPSIVLILLGDVLGVPVGDLFQAAVWPGLMLVGAYVVYILIYAKLNPEAAQPIKRDESISRQQEVITALKAVLPPLALIIVVLGSIFAGIATPTESAALGGAGAIVLSLLYRQFSWSMVYEASKETVKVTAMVFAILLGATAFSMAFTYTGGDYLVEEWMLQLPGEKWGFLIITMLVILILGFFIDFVEICFIIVPIIAPVAELMGINMTWFAILIAMNLQTSFLTPPFGFSLFYLKGVAPAGVTTRDIYRGVMPFIAIQIVVLASLLLFPGFYGMS
- a CDS encoding TRAP transporter small permease subunit; this encodes MRSLIYIERTFNRFGDFLGWLSSILFILLLANVVYDVVMRYVFNDVSIAFQEMEWHLFSAVFLLGVPYAIKSGGHVRVDIFYERLSYKAQSIIDILGTLFFLFPFCLLVAWFGIDFAKESYALGETSGDPGGLPYRWIIKGMIPLSFLFMAVSGVGLLLHSINKIVNPHLIYAGNNGKS
- a CDS encoding TRAP transporter substrate-binding protein, whose amino-acid sequence is MSLIQKSLQRVLKATAMVATMAFVATSANAADDKVYRLKLAETWGPNFPIFGDATKNMAKMAEEMSNGRLQIRIDSANKHKAPLGVFDMVKSGQYDMGHSASYYWKGKVPNTLYFTSMPFGMLPTEQYAWFYYGGGMELMEKVYSPHNLLSFPGGNTDTQMGGWFQKEIKSVDDLQGLKMRIPGFAGEILAELGAKPTNIAPGELYTSLERRTIDALEWVGPSLDLRMGFHKIAPYYYTGWHEPGTELQFLVNKRTWERLPDDLKAILQVAMKAAAYDMYTQSKHESGKNWASIQSEYPDVQVKDFPPEVTAALREANVRLLKQHAEKDALAKEIQESQASYIEQVRPWSDISHRAYLNSQAQQ